The proteins below are encoded in one region of Ferruginibacter lapsinanis:
- a CDS encoding response regulator — protein sequence MKNGKIALAIVDDHQLVIDGLKSLLNGLDKFTVVAECNRPTEMLRLLHEKHVDILLTDVMMPVMNGAELSKQVREQFPDIKILALSMSGQGDLVNQMIDEANISGYVLKNIGKQEFVTALTKISEGGIYFSQDVLTEMTKAAEVRKENEEINLTAREIEIIKLIEKEYSNRKIADSLFLSERTVETHRKNIFRKTKTSSVIGLIKYAYEHKLI from the coding sequence ATGAAGAACGGAAAAATCGCACTCGCTATCGTAGACGACCATCAACTTGTAATTGATGGATTAAAATCACTGTTAAACGGACTTGATAAATTTACAGTTGTTGCAGAATGCAACCGACCTACAGAAATGTTGCGGCTACTTCATGAAAAACATGTTGACATTCTGCTTACTGACGTTATGATGCCCGTAATGAATGGCGCTGAATTATCCAAACAAGTAAGAGAACAATTCCCCGATATAAAAATTCTGGCGCTCTCAATGAGCGGACAAGGTGATTTGGTAAATCAAATGATCGACGAAGCTAATATTTCAGGTTATGTTTTAAAAAATATTGGCAAACAGGAGTTTGTTACTGCACTCACCAAAATTTCTGAAGGTGGTATTTATTTCAGTCAGGATGTATTGACAGAAATGACAAAAGCTGCTGAGGTAAGAAAAGAAAATGAAGAGATAAATTTAACAGCCAGGGAAATCGAGATCATTAAATTGATCGAAAAAGAATACAGTAACAGAAAAATAGCAGACTCACTTTTTCTTAGTGAGAGAACGGTTGAAACCCATCGAAAAAATATCTTTCGTAAAACAAAAACGTCCAGCGTTATCGGGCTGATCAAGTATGCCTATGAGCATAAATTAATTTAA
- the dapB gene encoding 4-hydroxy-tetrahydrodipicolinate reductase: MNIALIGYGKMGKAIEEIALQRGHTIALKIDIDTAAEFTKTNLNKCDVAIEFTGPHSAVQNILTCIDAGTPVVSGSTGWLDKWNEVKKECETKSGSFLYASNYSVGVNIFFELNKKLAALMSQHAEYDVSMTEIHHTQKKDAPSGTAITLAEQILENIDRKTKWVNEPSSKKDDLNIISERIDPAPGTHIIKYSSPIDDIEIIHTAHNRTGFATGAVLAAEFLINKKGIYSMKDVLGF; the protein is encoded by the coding sequence ATGAACATTGCACTGATCGGTTATGGTAAAATGGGGAAAGCCATTGAAGAGATCGCTCTTCAAAGAGGGCATACCATTGCTTTAAAAATAGACATTGATACTGCCGCAGAATTTACCAAAACAAACTTGAACAAATGTGATGTTGCCATAGAATTTACCGGCCCTCATAGCGCTGTTCAAAATATTTTAACATGCATTGATGCTGGCACACCAGTTGTTTCCGGCAGTACCGGATGGTTAGACAAATGGAATGAAGTAAAAAAAGAATGTGAAACAAAAAGCGGTTCATTTTTATATGCCAGCAATTACAGTGTTGGTGTAAACATTTTTTTTGAATTGAATAAGAAACTGGCTGCGTTAATGAGCCAGCATGCAGAGTATGACGTTAGTATGACAGAGATTCATCATACACAAAAAAAAGATGCTCCCAGCGGAACTGCCATTACATTAGCAGAACAGATATTGGAAAATATTGACAGAAAAACTAAATGGGTAAATGAACCCAGCAGCAAAAAAGATGATTTAAATATCATCAGTGAACGCATAGATCCTGCTCCCGGCACTCATATAATAAAGTATTCTTCACCGATAGATGACATCGAAATAATTCACACAGCCCATAACCGTACAGGGTTTGCTACCGGTGCTGTGTTAGCTGCCGAGTTTTTAATAAATAAAAAAGGCATCTATAGCATGAAGGATGTGCTTGGATTTTAA
- a CDS encoding DUF5683 domain-containing protein: MQKFFFILFSFCFFSLLSFSQTKKDSTIAIVKKIPDTTKNKFNPRTATIRSAIIPGWGQIYNKKYWKLPLVYGALGTTAGVFSYNVKNYNRLKKAYILKTDNDPSNDGQVYVKFQNLSAESIRSYRNEFRQNVDYSVLFFVIFWGLNVVDATVDAHLKAFDVNDDLSLELRPGYSPLANTSGVSLVLNIGK; this comes from the coding sequence ATGCAAAAATTTTTTTTCATACTTTTTTCTTTTTGCTTTTTTAGTTTATTGTCTTTTTCTCAAACAAAGAAGGACAGTACTATTGCCATTGTTAAAAAAATCCCTGACACCACAAAAAATAAATTCAATCCACGTACTGCCACTATTCGTTCTGCCATTATACCCGGTTGGGGACAGATCTATAATAAAAAATACTGGAAACTACCGTTGGTATATGGAGCATTGGGAACTACCGCAGGTGTATTTTCATATAATGTAAAGAATTATAACCGTTTGAAAAAAGCCTACATCCTTAAAACGGATAATGACCCATCAAATGACGGACAGGTATATGTAAAATTTCAAAATCTTTCGGCAGAATCAATTAGAAGTTATCGAAATGAATTCAGACAAAATGTAGACTACTCTGTCCTTTTCTTTGTCATATTTTGGGGACTGAATGTAGTAGACGCCACTGTTGATGCACATCTCAAAGCATTTGATGTAAATGATGATCTGAGTTTGGAATTAAGGCCGGGTTATAGCCCTTTGGCAAATACCTCAGGAGTAAGTTTGGTTTTAAACATTGGTAAATAA
- a CDS encoding ParB/RepB/Spo0J family partition protein → MTQPNKKDALGKGIRSLLQNIDSDLKSTAGSLKTEVVEKTVSSNRIPLDQIEVNPKQPRRDFDETALSELAASVKIHDIIQPLTVSKMANGKYRLIAGERRFRASKIAGLKDVPVYVRQANDAELLELALLENLQRENLNAIEVGLSYKRLMDELDYTQEQVAERMGKERSTVTNYIRLLKLPPDIQVAVRTGVISMGHARALISIDVVDKQLFVFSEIKNKGLSVRQTEELVRRLYTGGGNTVKNSAKPALPPAFKKIEDNLASEFNTKVKLAHNKKGYGSVTFEYYSIEELNSLLDKLNIKVS, encoded by the coding sequence ATGACACAACCCAATAAAAAAGACGCTTTAGGAAAAGGAATTCGTAGCCTTTTGCAAAATATTGATTCCGATCTGAAATCAACTGCCGGGTCATTAAAAACAGAGGTAGTTGAAAAAACTGTTTCATCTAATCGTATTCCATTAGATCAGATAGAAGTTAATCCCAAACAACCAAGAAGAGATTTTGATGAAACTGCATTGAGTGAATTGGCTGCTTCTGTAAAAATTCATGATATCATCCAGCCACTTACCGTAAGTAAAATGGCTAATGGCAAGTACCGATTAATTGCCGGGGAAAGAAGATTCAGAGCATCTAAAATTGCTGGATTAAAAGATGTACCCGTTTACGTTAGACAAGCCAACGATGCTGAATTATTGGAATTGGCATTGTTAGAAAATTTACAAAGAGAAAATTTAAACGCTATTGAAGTAGGTTTAAGTTATAAGCGCCTTATGGATGAATTGGATTATACACAGGAACAGGTTGCTGAAAGAATGGGTAAAGAAAGAAGTACTGTTACTAATTATATTCGTCTTTTAAAATTACCCCCGGATATTCAGGTCGCTGTTCGTACCGGTGTTATTTCAATGGGGCATGCAAGAGCATTGATAAGCATTGATGTTGTAGACAAACAGTTATTCGTTTTTTCCGAAATAAAAAACAAAGGATTATCCGTAAGACAAACTGAAGAACTGGTTCGAAGATTGTATACCGGAGGAGGTAATACTGTTAAAAATTCTGCAAAACCTGCGCTTCCACCAGCGTTCAAAAAAATTGAAGATAATTTAGCATCTGAATTCAACACTAAAGTTAAATTGGCTCATAATAAAAAAGGATATGGTTCGGTTACTTTTGAGTACTATTCAATTGAGGAACTGAATAGCTTGCTTGACAAGCTGAATATTAAAGTTAGCTGA
- a CDS encoding ParA family protein → MARVIGIANQKGGVGKTTTAINLAASLAVLEYRTLLVDADPQANSTTGVGFDLHNVTQSLYDCMVNEANAKDVLLKTDVPNLDLIPSHIDLVGAEIEMINYPNREGVLKKLLEPIKDDYDFIIIDCSPSLGLITVNALVASDSVVVPVQTEFFALEGLGKLLNTIKIVQNRLNPELQIEGILMTMYDGRLRLCNQVVAEVRRHFEDMVFSSIIHRNTRLSEAPSFGKPVILYDADSKGAVNYLNLAKEVLQKNNLTKIKQEDKILE, encoded by the coding sequence ATGGCAAGAGTAATCGGAATAGCGAATCAAAAAGGTGGTGTTGGAAAAACAACAACGGCAATAAACTTAGCTGCAAGTTTGGCAGTATTGGAATACAGAACATTATTAGTGGATGCTGATCCTCAGGCAAACAGTACTACCGGTGTAGGCTTTGATCTGCACAATGTAACGCAGAGTTTATACGACTGCATGGTAAATGAAGCTAATGCAAAAGATGTGTTATTGAAAACTGATGTCCCCAATTTAGATCTGATACCATCACATATAGATCTGGTAGGTGCAGAAATTGAAATGATCAATTACCCGAATCGTGAGGGTGTATTAAAAAAATTATTAGAGCCGATCAAAGATGATTATGATTTTATCATTATTGATTGCTCCCCTTCTTTAGGATTGATCACAGTAAATGCATTGGTTGCATCTGATAGTGTTGTTGTTCCGGTACAAACAGAATTTTTTGCCTTGGAAGGTTTGGGTAAATTATTAAATACCATAAAAATTGTTCAAAACAGATTAAACCCTGAATTACAAATAGAAGGAATTTTAATGACCATGTACGATGGTCGCTTACGCTTATGTAATCAAGTGGTAGCCGAAGTTAGACGACATTTTGAAGATATGGTTTTCAGTAGTATCATTCATCGTAATACAAGACTCAGTGAAGCGCCAAGTTTTGGGAAACCTGTAATTTTATACGATGCTGATAGCAAAGGTGCTGTTAACTATTTAAATCTGGCTAAAGAGGTTTTGCAAAAAAACAATCTAACTAAAATTAAACAAGAAGATAAAATTCTTGAGTAA
- a CDS encoding metal-dependent hydrolase: MDFTYYGHSCFSVVLGGKKILFDPFITGNELAASINIGSIEADYIFVSHGHADHTLDCITLAQSTGAQVVCSWEIHEWLNKKGVPNTHPMNTGGKWHFDFGTVKCVVAQHSSGLPDGSYGGNPMGFIFITDEINFYYSGDTALTLDMQLIPMFAEIDLAILPIGDNFTMGIEDASEATKMIQTKKVIGVHFDTFGFIKIDHQKAIELFRSKGLELILPEIGETINTP, encoded by the coding sequence ATGGACTTTACTTATTACGGCCATTCGTGTTTTAGTGTAGTGTTGGGAGGCAAAAAAATACTTTTTGATCCGTTCATTACCGGTAACGAATTAGCGGCAAGTATCAATATTGGCAGCATTGAAGCTGATTATATTTTTGTAAGTCACGGACATGCTGATCATACGCTTGATTGCATTACGCTTGCACAAAGCACTGGCGCACAGGTAGTTTGCAGCTGGGAGATTCATGAATGGCTGAATAAAAAAGGCGTACCCAATACGCACCCTATGAATACAGGTGGTAAGTGGCATTTTGATTTTGGAACAGTAAAATGTGTAGTAGCGCAACATTCCTCTGGTTTGCCTGATGGCAGTTATGGAGGCAACCCAATGGGCTTTATATTTATTACAGATGAAATAAATTTTTATTACAGTGGAGACACTGCTTTAACGCTTGATATGCAATTAATTCCGATGTTTGCCGAAATTGATCTGGCCATTTTGCCGATCGGTGATAATTTTACCATGGGAATTGAAGATGCAAGTGAAGCAACCAAAATGATACAAACAAAAAAAGTAATTGGAGTACATTTTGATACCTTTGGATTTATTAAAATAGATCATCAAAAGGCAATTGAGTTGTTTAGAAGCAAGGGATTGGAATTAATCCTTCCGGAAATTGGAGAAACAATCAATACCCCCTAA
- a CDS encoding NADPH-dependent FMN reductase yields MITIIAGTNREDSYTLRVAKEYQRILAEKGVDANVFSLEGINLLEYDEAFKKIESEIIAPTDTFIFITPEYNGSFPGALKLFFDMSKPRIAWWHKKALLTGIATGRAGNLRGMDHLSAVLNHLKITVHHNQLPISSVDKLMDVNGRFTDDNTLKVINTQLDDLIHWIKS; encoded by the coding sequence ATGATTACAATAATAGCAGGGACGAACAGAGAAGATAGCTATACATTAAGAGTAGCAAAGGAATACCAGCGAATTTTGGCAGAAAAGGGAGTTGACGCAAATGTGTTTTCTCTGGAAGGGATAAACCTGCTGGAATATGATGAGGCCTTTAAAAAGATAGAATCTGAGATCATTGCTCCCACTGATACATTTATATTCATTACACCGGAATACAACGGAAGTTTTCCCGGAGCCCTGAAACTTTTCTTTGACATGTCTAAACCCCGAATTGCCTGGTGGCATAAAAAAGCGTTGCTTACAGGGATAGCAACCGGAAGAGCAGGAAACCTGAGGGGGATGGATCATTTATCAGCAGTGCTGAACCATCTCAAAATTACCGTACACCATAATCAATTGCCAATATCTTCGGTAGATAAATTAATGGATGTAAATGGCAGATTTACTGATGACAATACGTTAAAAGTGATCAATACACAATTAGATGATCTAATTCATTGGATTAAATCCTAA